GAGGGTTCCGGTGCTACTCAATATCAACGACCATGGAAGCGAACCGCTCTATCTGCAGATTGTCCGGCAGGTTTCAGCCCAAATCATAACGGGTGCTTTGCCCGAGGGTGAGCCCCTGCCGTCGATCCGCGAGCTGGCTCGGCGTGAACGCATCAGCGTGATCACGGTCCAGAAAGCGTATGAGGAACTGGTCCGACAGAATTTGATCGTGTCCCGGCGGGCCAAAGGATTTTTCGTGGCTGACCTGCCCAAGGGCAGCAAAGAGGATCTCGCACGATTGCACTGCAGGGAAGCGCTGGAAAAACCTGTGCGCGATAGCTTGAGTGAGGGGCTTGATTTGAAAACGATCCTACAGATTGTCAGGGATATCGTCGCGGACAGCGGGACCG
This genomic interval from Oligoflexus sp. contains the following:
- a CDS encoding GntR family transcriptional regulator, translated to MLLNINDHGSEPLYLQIVRQVSAQIITGALPEGEPLPSIRELARRERISVITVQKAYEELVRQNLIVSRRAKGFFVADLPKGSKEDLARLHCREALEKPVRDSLSEGLDLKTILQIVRDIVADSGTAEPTKETE